TCTACTTACATCTAGAATTAGATTCTAGACCGAAACGTGGAGTATAACATATTACCTCATAACGTCTCTCTCAACATATATATGCGAGATGTGAGActaaataacttaaaatatttgaaagaaaaattgTAACATCATGATTGTGAATCGATGGATATTGGGAAAATGCATGAGATGCACAAGTGCGAGCTACTGCTGAATGTGATTGCCCATGACAAgcctttataaaatttttacatcTTTAAGTCAATTTTTGTCAATGAAATTCTATTAAGAgagtaaattaataattataaacctACTCTAATAAACTAGATGAAATAAAAGGGCTAGCACAAATTTACAATCAATTTGCTAAAGATGATTAGAATGTCAGAATCGGAAGTACTGGCTTAAATTATAGTATTAATAAAAGGTTGGCATCCTTTGTTATTAGGCCTTAAAACAATGAATCCAATCATTGGTGATGATTGGATTAAGCCATCACAGAAGAAAGGCTCAATGATTGACAAAAGCATTTCTCCTCCTCAATTAATCTTTCAGATTTTCATTTACCCTACACACACCCACTTCAGAAATCTCTTCCATTGATACCCCACCTTTTTAGCTCTCTGATAAGGTACTAGTAACCAAGTCTCTATAACTAAGAATTATGCATTGCACCTAATTAACTTCACCCATCTTCATTTCCATTATAAAAACCTCCTCCATCTCCATTTTCCACATCAAGCAGTTTCAAGCAAAACAGCTTAGTATAGCATATACAGTTCACAGCAACATCAAAGCCCAAAACGCCACAAAAATGAAGCAACAATCCCTCTTCTTGTCTTCACTGCTTCTTCTCTTCCTCCACTGCTCCAAAATCCTAGCCCAATCACCAGCTGCAGCTCCAGCACCAGCAAAAGCACCAGCTGCAACCCCTCCTCCACCATCAACACCTGCAGCTGCTGCTCCGGCACCCGCTCTTGTCCCTGTAATGCCATCAAAAGGCCCTCTCAACGTTGTCAAAGTCCTTCAAAAAGCTGGTCACTTCACATTCTTTGTCCGTCTCATAAAAACCACCCAGGAAGATATCCAATTATTTTCCCAGCTCAACGACTCCAGCGATGGAGTAACAATCTTCGCCCCAACTGACGGCGCATTTTCAAGCATCATCAAATCAGGCACACTTAACTCtctatctgatcaagaaaagaTCGAGCTGGTGCAGTTTCATATAATCCCAAGATTTCTATCTGTTTCTCAGTTTCAGACAGTGAGCAATCCTTTGAAAACACTTTCAGGAGCTGGCAACAGATACGCTCTCAACGTGACCACCACTGAAAATTTAGTGAATATAAGTACAGGACTTACAAATACAAGTGTTTCAGCCATTGTTTACACAGATGGGAAGGTTGCCATTTATCAGGTTGACAAGGTGCTGCTTCCTCTTGATCTCTTCGCCCCTAAGCCTCCTGCTCCGGCGCCGGCACCGCCGAAGGCTAAGAAAGATGAAGGAGCAGAAAGCCCTGTGGTTCCTAAGGATATTTCTGGTGCAGTGCTAAGCTGTCTTGCGCAAGAAAATTTGGTGATCTTTGGGGTGATTGGCATGTTTGGTGCTATATTTTCTTTGTGACGAGAATTCTGGCGAGGTATTCAGTTCATCGACAGTGTATGATTAATTTTGCTGGGATGGGATGGACGGTGGTTATCGAAAGAGTGAGTGTGCTTTGAATAATTGCCCTTTTCCTATTTTTATCTCAATCTCATCTGTATCCTactaagtgtttttttttttttttttttttttttttttttttttttctgtatcCTTTTAAGTTCGTGAATGATTTtgggggattttttttttcttactttttttCCCTAATTTTTGTTTCCTTCCTTTCCCCTTCggcttttatgtattttctgaattttgtaacacaaattaaaaatattcttgTATTGATGTCTTCATGACTATATATGTGGACCATTATTTATTTCATGTattaatatcaaaaaataaatcattgaaaatatttaaaataaaaagaataataccAATTAAATGTTGTATAAATAAAACTTTCTGATTAATAACGATAATATATATGCTaagagaataaattaattaaaaatattaaatttatatcagaattaatatatatattccgTGATGTTGAGCTTTCTTTTGGCGCATGATTAGTCTTGGACGAACATACGGTGTTTTTACTATGAGGAAGAAGGGTCGTCAATCGCCAAGGAATGCAAATCGATGATTAACGAAGAGTGAGTTAAAGAAGAATCTATTATAGATTGAGGAGGGAAAAAAAGTGGTTGGAGAGATATCTGAGTTGGAAGAGATTGATGAGGATAGAGCAAAAAGCACATCTAAGATTTAGCATAGGAAGAGTGAAGAACAACAAAACATAGTGAAGAAGGAGGGGAACACTGATGGGAAGAAACTGTGGGTAGATCTGTTTGCGAAGAATAGGATCAGAAGTTCTGGTTGTGTGCTGAAATATATCTCGCCGGGCTGTCTCAAATGGCCAAAAAATTGTAACTTTA
This sequence is a window from Manihot esculenta cultivar AM560-2 chromosome 4, M.esculenta_v8, whole genome shotgun sequence. Protein-coding genes within it:
- the LOC110613303 gene encoding fasciclin-like arabinogalactan protein 12, yielding MKQQSLFLSSLLLLFLHCSKILAQSPAAAPAPAKAPAATPPPPSTPAAAAPAPALVPVMPSKGPLNVVKVLQKAGHFTFFVRLIKTTQEDIQLFSQLNDSSDGVTIFAPTDGAFSSIIKSGTLNSLSDQEKIELVQFHIIPRFLSVSQFQTVSNPLKTLSGAGNRYALNVTTTENLVNISTGLTNTSVSAIVYTDGKVAIYQVDKVLLPLDLFAPKPPAPAPAPPKAKKDEGAESPVVPKDISGAVLSCLAQENLVIFGVIGMFGAIFSL